One genomic region from Prochlorococcus marinus CUG1433 encodes:
- the pstS gene encoding phosphate ABC transporter substrate-binding protein PstS has product MSILKKILIFSSTISLVLSQEAIASKRLSGAGATFPSKIYTRWFFDLAKSGGPRVNYQAVGSGSGRKAFIDETVNFGASDDPMKVKDIEKVSRGLVQIPMVGGTIAFGYNYDCDLKLTQEQAVRVAMGMVKNWKELGCKSGKLTWTHRSDGSGTTKAFTNSMEAFSPTWTLGTGKSVKWPAGVGAKGNSGVAGVIQNTPGAIGYVNQSYIKGNVKAAALQNLSGEFLKPSAEAGAKALNGITLDENLAGKNPNPTAKGAYPIASLTWILAYEKGNGRNTKAIKQTFNKLLSDEYQDKASSLGFIPLKGNILLKSRAAVEKIGS; this is encoded by the coding sequence GTGAGCATTTTAAAAAAAATCCTTATTTTTTCTTCTACTATCTCATTAGTTCTCTCTCAAGAAGCGATTGCTTCAAAAAGATTGAGCGGAGCAGGTGCTACATTTCCCTCCAAAATTTATACTAGGTGGTTTTTTGACTTAGCCAAATCAGGTGGACCAAGAGTTAACTATCAAGCAGTAGGTTCTGGTTCTGGCAGAAAAGCCTTTATAGATGAAACAGTAAATTTTGGTGCTTCTGATGATCCTATGAAGGTTAAGGATATAGAAAAGGTATCAAGAGGCTTAGTACAGATTCCTATGGTTGGAGGAACTATTGCCTTTGGTTATAACTATGATTGCGATTTGAAACTTACTCAAGAGCAAGCAGTACGAGTTGCAATGGGTATGGTTAAAAACTGGAAAGAATTAGGCTGTAAATCAGGAAAGTTAACTTGGACACATCGTTCTGATGGTTCTGGAACTACTAAGGCTTTCACAAACTCTATGGAAGCATTTTCACCAACATGGACTTTAGGAACTGGTAAATCAGTTAAGTGGCCAGCAGGCGTTGGAGCAAAAGGTAATTCTGGTGTTGCAGGTGTAATTCAAAACACTCCAGGCGCAATTGGGTATGTAAATCAGTCATATATTAAAGGTAATGTTAAGGCTGCTGCACTTCAAAATCTTTCAGGGGAGTTTCTAAAACCATCTGCAGAAGCAGGAGCTAAGGCTCTTAATGGTATTACGTTAGATGAAAATCTTGCGGGTAAAAATCCTAATCCAACAGCAAAAGGAGCGTACCCTATAGCTTCATTGACATGGATACTTGCTTACGAAAAAGGTAATGGTAGAAATACTAAAGCAATCAAACAAACCTTTAATAAATTGTTAAGTGATGAGTATCAAGATAAGGCTTCATCCCTTGGATTTATCCCCTTAAAAGGGAATATCCTTTTGAAATCAAGAGCTGCCGTTGAAAAAATAGGTAGTTAA
- a CDS encoding c-type cytochrome: protein MKIFKFLFVIPVITLIIIFQTSLHNRYLMASDIRDGETIFRNVCAGCHVRGESVVLKGSKSLKLSDLEKRGIADVNSITIIANDGIGFMKGYKNKLRDGEDKVLARWIIQNAEKGWE from the coding sequence ATGAAAATATTTAAATTTCTATTTGTAATTCCTGTAATAACTTTAATAATTATTTTTCAAACCTCTTTGCATAATAGATATCTAATGGCTTCTGATATTAGAGATGGAGAAACAATTTTTAGAAATGTTTGTGCAGGCTGCCATGTAAGAGGTGAATCAGTCGTTCTCAAAGGATCTAAATCATTAAAACTTTCAGACCTTGAAAAAAGAGGTATAGCAGATGTAAATTCAATAACAATAATTGCTAATGATGGGATTGGTTTTATGAAGGGTTATAAAAATAAATTGAGGGATGGAGAGGATAAGGTTCTCGCACGATGGATTATTCAAAATGCAGAAAAGGGATGGGAGTAA
- a CDS encoding potassium channel protein, giving the protein MKLRLFEFYFIKDYLRPWFGLIYSLFFLFFLGAIGYRITEGWEWSDCLWMVLITITTIGFGEVQPLSPEGRIVTVLVIVGGLIFIQFTFQKAVRLFESGYFQRVNELRFKRILRKMENHVILCGYGRVGQEISNQIKTQNIPIIVVESDEDRKKIAEENGLEVLCADATLDETLKLAGLEKCKSLVVTLPNDAANLYVVLSAKGIRSSIRVIARAGTEEAANKLRLAGASIVVSPYIAAGRAMASMALRPIAIDFLDLLAGSECEIEEFELSNDISLFETAEKRSLSELGIGKKSGAKILAIKENEKLFTNPGGNFILQPGQVLIAFGSKEQLNILNGLLGNLVVAVELLK; this is encoded by the coding sequence ATGAAGCTTAGATTATTTGAGTTCTATTTTATTAAAGACTATTTAAGGCCTTGGTTTGGTCTTATTTATTCTTTATTCTTTCTGTTTTTTTTAGGTGCAATTGGCTATCGAATAACAGAGGGATGGGAATGGAGTGATTGCTTATGGATGGTTCTGATCACAATAACCACTATTGGTTTTGGAGAAGTTCAACCCTTAAGTCCTGAAGGCAGGATCGTAACTGTTTTAGTAATCGTTGGCGGATTGATCTTTATTCAATTTACTTTTCAAAAAGCTGTTAGATTATTCGAATCCGGCTATTTTCAAAGAGTAAACGAATTACGTTTTAAAAGAATTCTTAGGAAAATGGAAAATCATGTAATTTTGTGCGGATATGGGAGAGTAGGTCAGGAAATATCTAACCAAATAAAAACGCAAAACATTCCTATTATCGTCGTTGAGAGTGATGAAGATAGAAAAAAGATTGCAGAAGAAAATGGTTTAGAAGTACTTTGTGCTGATGCAACTCTTGATGAGACTTTAAAACTGGCAGGATTAGAAAAATGCAAAAGCTTGGTCGTTACTTTGCCTAATGATGCTGCAAATTTATATGTTGTTTTAAGTGCTAAAGGGATAAGAAGTTCTATAAGAGTAATTGCAAGGGCTGGGACTGAAGAGGCTGCCAATAAGTTGAGATTGGCTGGTGCAAGTATAGTTGTAAGCCCTTATATCGCAGCAGGAAGAGCAATGGCATCAATGGCTTTAAGACCTATAGCTATTGATTTTCTTGATCTTTTAGCAGGGAGTGAATGTGAAATTGAAGAATTTGAATTAAGTAATGATATTAGTCTTTTTGAAACAGCAGAGAAAAGATCTCTTTCTGAACTTGGAATAGGTAAAAAGAGTGGTGCAAAAATTTTAGCTATAAAAGAGAACGAAAAATTATTTACCAACCCTGGAGGTAATTTCATACTTCAACCAGGTCAGGTTTTAATAGCATTTGGTAGTAAAGAACAACTAAATATTTTGAACGGTTTATTAGGAAATCTTGTCGTTGCAGTAGAGCTCCTAAAATAG
- a CDS encoding DUF1499 domain-containing protein yields the protein MVSSIQGLAPITNPLNSVLVEKKLINVDQKFIQLVSLAEGLPRTEVIESGRNYWRGVCRSLIFRFPDDLEILKLDVRSYVDRSKGIIQIRSAARLGQSDLGVNLRRVEYLFNQLDKF from the coding sequence ATGGTTTCCTCCATTCAAGGTCTTGCTCCAATAACTAATCCATTAAATAGTGTCTTGGTAGAAAAGAAACTAATAAATGTTGATCAAAAGTTTATTCAACTTGTTTCTCTGGCAGAAGGGTTACCTCGTACAGAAGTTATTGAAAGTGGTAGAAATTATTGGAGAGGCGTTTGTAGAAGCTTAATCTTTAGATTTCCAGATGACCTCGAAATTTTAAAGCTTGATGTAAGAAGTTATGTAGATAGATCAAAAGGAATTATTCAGATAAGATCTGCAGCAAGATTAGGGCAATCTGATCTAGGCGTAAATCTTAGAAGAGTGGAATACTTGTTTAATCAATTAGATAAATTTTAA